The following proteins come from a genomic window of Nocardiopsis sp. YSL2:
- a CDS encoding aldehyde dehydrogenase family protein gives MPNTEPTSAPPTTTADIVTDADIVATVARLRSAFADGRTKPLAWRRAQLRALRRLLTEERTTLEEALKADLGKSPVESHTTEIGFVVNEIDHTLKHLASWLRPQRVSVPMALAPAKARRVREPLGTVLIIAPWNYPVNLALAPLVGALAAGNAALVKPSELAPATSAALADLVPRYLDTEAVAVVEGGVAESTTLLEQRFDHIFYTGNGAVARIVMGAAVKYLTPVTLELGGKSPAIVEPGADPATTARRLAWGKFTNAGQTCVAPDYVLAIGDSAPELERELAAAITEMFGRDPARSADYGRIVNERHFDRLTALLDSGTVVAGGEHDRDDLYIAPTVLGEVSADAPVMAEEIFGPILPVIRVPDLDAAIAFVNERDKPLALYAFTESEETKRRLTTETSSGGLAFGLPIAHLAVPDLPFGGVGESGMGAYHSAASIDTFSHTKSVLDKSLRLDTMRVAYAPITGLKERLLRKML, from the coding sequence ATGCCGAACACCGAGCCCACCAGTGCACCCCCGACCACGACCGCCGACATCGTCACGGACGCCGACATCGTCGCGACCGTCGCCCGGCTGCGCTCCGCGTTCGCCGACGGCCGCACCAAGCCCCTCGCCTGGCGGCGGGCCCAGCTGCGGGCCCTGCGCCGACTGCTCACCGAGGAGCGCACCACCCTGGAGGAGGCGCTCAAGGCCGACCTCGGCAAGAGCCCGGTGGAATCGCACACCACCGAGATCGGGTTCGTCGTCAACGAGATCGACCACACCCTCAAACACCTGGCGTCGTGGCTGCGCCCCCAGCGGGTGTCGGTGCCCATGGCCCTGGCCCCCGCCAAGGCCCGCCGCGTGCGCGAGCCGCTGGGCACCGTGCTGATCATCGCCCCGTGGAACTACCCGGTGAACCTGGCCCTGGCTCCGCTGGTCGGCGCCCTCGCGGCCGGCAACGCCGCCCTGGTCAAGCCCAGTGAACTGGCCCCGGCCACGTCAGCGGCCCTGGCCGACCTGGTCCCGCGCTACCTGGACACCGAGGCGGTCGCCGTGGTGGAGGGCGGCGTGGCCGAGAGCACCACCCTTCTGGAGCAGCGGTTCGACCACATCTTCTACACCGGGAACGGCGCCGTGGCGCGCATCGTCATGGGCGCCGCGGTCAAGTACCTGACCCCGGTCACCCTGGAACTGGGCGGCAAGAGCCCCGCCATCGTGGAGCCCGGAGCCGACCCGGCCACCACCGCCCGCCGCCTGGCCTGGGGCAAGTTCACCAACGCCGGCCAGACCTGTGTGGCCCCCGACTACGTGCTCGCCATCGGCGACAGCGCCCCCGAACTCGAGCGCGAGCTCGCCGCGGCCATCACCGAGATGTTCGGCCGGGATCCGGCCCGCAGCGCCGACTACGGCCGTATCGTCAACGAGCGCCACTTCGACCGGCTCACCGCGCTGCTGGACTCGGGCACCGTCGTGGCCGGAGGAGAGCACGACCGCGACGACCTCTACATCGCCCCGACGGTGCTGGGCGAGGTGTCCGCCGACGCGCCCGTGATGGCCGAGGAGATCTTCGGTCCGATCCTGCCGGTCATCCGGGTCCCCGACCTCGACGCGGCCATCGCGTTCGTCAACGAGCGAGACAAGCCGCTGGCACTGTACGCCTTCACCGAGTCCGAGGAGACCAAGCGCCGCCTGACCACCGAGACCTCCTCGGGCGGCCTGGCCTTCGGCCTGCCCATCGCCCACCTGGCGGTCCCGGACCTGCCCTTCGGCGGGGTGGGGGAGAGCGGGATGGGCGCCTACCACTCCGCCGCCTCGATCGACACCTTCTCGCACACCAAGTCGGTGCTCGACAAGTCGCTGCGCCTGGACACCATGCGGGTGGCCTACGCGCCGATCACCGGCCTCAAGGAGCGGCTGCTGCGGAAGATGCTCTAG
- a CDS encoding TetR/AcrR family transcriptional regulator yields MTTDHLPEASAAPARGRPRDATRDRALMEATLAELQAQGYSGLTTAAVAKRAGVSTATLYRRWRSKEHLVVGAAQAWAEDLGPDVDHGSLRADLRALLQEKADALEGASGRLLRAVLGEAAHNRALADVLFDAFVLPLQNRVAALLDRAAGRGEIAPVEDPLVVGEMVIGPMVSHTFLVPPSPGASPGTDMADRLLPYLLRALGAPPD; encoded by the coding sequence ATGACCACGGACCATCTGCCCGAAGCGTCCGCCGCCCCCGCACGGGGGCGGCCGCGGGACGCCACCCGGGACCGCGCGCTGATGGAGGCCACCCTCGCCGAGCTGCAGGCGCAGGGCTACAGCGGCCTGACGACGGCCGCCGTCGCCAAGCGCGCCGGCGTATCGACCGCCACCCTCTACCGCCGCTGGCGCTCCAAGGAGCACCTGGTGGTGGGGGCGGCCCAGGCCTGGGCCGAGGACCTGGGGCCCGACGTCGACCACGGCAGCCTGCGGGCGGACCTGAGGGCCCTGCTGCAGGAGAAGGCCGACGCGCTGGAAGGCGCCTCCGGCCGCCTCCTGCGGGCCGTGCTGGGCGAGGCCGCGCACAACCGGGCACTGGCCGACGTGCTCTTCGATGCCTTCGTCCTGCCCCTGCAGAACCGGGTCGCGGCCCTGCTGGACCGCGCCGCCGGGCGCGGGGAGATCGCCCCGGTGGAGGATCCTCTGGTCGTCGGCGAGATGGTCATCGGTCCGATGGTCAGCCACACGTTCCTCGTCCCGCCCTCCCCCGGCGCCAGCCCGGGAACGGACATGGCCGACCGCCTGCTCCCCTACCTCCTGCGCGCCCTGGGCGCTCCCCCCGACTGA
- a CDS encoding AraC family transcriptional regulator, which yields MTSIDRLSPLLDRFRVRTRVFHTGPLCGVTTFAAQPGRGFLHVLRRGEMEVAHRGADGRLEHRTIDRPSLLFYPRPLEHSFHNAPTEDSDFACATLDFDGGATHPLVRTLPAVIVLPVAAVDSLEPSLDLLFAEIDNVRCGRRVLADRLFEVVLVHLFRWLLDHTDELALPAGLLTGLADERLARTLVAIHENPGGPWTLATMAQEAHMSRSAFAARFKSAVGQSPAEYVTGWRLTVAQERLRGGASVARTATELGYANPPAFSRAFTRELGQSPRAWLAGAR from the coding sequence ATGACTTCCATCGACCGGCTCTCGCCCCTCCTGGACCGGTTCCGGGTGCGCACGCGCGTCTTCCACACAGGGCCCCTGTGCGGCGTCACGACGTTCGCCGCGCAGCCGGGCCGGGGGTTCCTCCACGTGCTGCGGCGCGGGGAGATGGAGGTGGCCCACCGCGGCGCGGACGGGCGCCTGGAGCACCGGACGATCGATCGGCCCAGCCTGCTCTTCTATCCGAGGCCCCTGGAGCACTCCTTCCACAACGCGCCGACGGAGGACTCCGACTTCGCGTGCGCGACGCTCGACTTCGACGGCGGGGCCACGCACCCGCTCGTGCGCACCCTCCCTGCCGTGATCGTCCTGCCCGTGGCGGCGGTCGACAGCCTGGAGCCGTCGCTCGACCTGCTGTTCGCCGAGATCGACAACGTGCGCTGCGGCCGCAGGGTGCTGGCCGACCGGCTGTTCGAGGTGGTACTCGTCCACCTCTTCCGATGGCTCCTGGACCACACCGACGAGCTCGCCCTGCCCGCCGGTCTGCTGACGGGCCTCGCCGACGAGCGCCTCGCCCGCACCCTGGTGGCGATCCACGAGAACCCCGGCGGACCGTGGACCCTCGCCACGATGGCGCAGGAGGCGCACATGTCGCGCAGCGCGTTCGCCGCCCGGTTCAAGTCGGCCGTCGGGCAGTCGCCGGCCGAGTACGTGACGGGATGGCGGCTCACCGTCGCCCAGGAACGGCTGCGGGGCGGGGCGTCCGTGGCCCGGACGGCGACGGAGCTCGGCTACGCCAACCCGCCGGCCTTCTCCCGCGCGTTCACCCGCGAGCTGGGGCAGTCGCCCCGCGCCTGGCTGGCCGGCGCCCGCTGA
- a CDS encoding carboxymuconolactone decarboxylase family protein translates to MPTVHLVEHESATGSVRNQLDQIHATFGTVPAMFRAVANSPAALASMWSSFGAFAGGALGPALGEQVAVAVANRNACEYCLAAHTALGRKAGVSRDALTAAQDGTSDDPRTAALLRFALQLVEHRGQVPPEDVQAVRDQGWDDEHIVEVIAQVALNLFTNYINIALDVPVDFPGVRLRPAS, encoded by the coding sequence ATGCCCACCGTCCACCTCGTCGAGCACGAGTCGGCCACCGGCAGCGTCAGGAACCAGCTCGACCAGATCCACGCCACGTTCGGCACCGTCCCCGCGATGTTCCGGGCCGTCGCGAACTCGCCCGCCGCGCTCGCCAGCATGTGGTCGTCGTTCGGGGCGTTCGCCGGCGGGGCGCTCGGCCCCGCGCTCGGCGAGCAGGTCGCCGTCGCCGTCGCCAACCGCAACGCGTGCGAGTACTGCCTGGCCGCGCACACCGCCCTGGGCCGCAAGGCCGGCGTCAGCCGGGACGCGCTGACGGCCGCGCAGGACGGCACCTCCGACGACCCCCGCACCGCGGCGCTCCTCCGCTTCGCCCTGCAGCTCGTGGAGCACCGCGGGCAGGTGCCCCCCGAGGACGTGCAGGCCGTCCGCGACCAGGGCTGGGACGACGAGCACATCGTCGAGGTCATCGCCCAGGTGGCCCTGAACCTGTTCACCAACTACATCAACATCGCGCTCGACGTCCCGGTCGACTTCCCCGGAGTACGACTGCGTCCCGCGAGCTGA
- the fahA gene encoding fumarylacetoacetase: protein MPDSWLDLDPDAPFGLATLPYGVFSTAADPAPRTGVAVGGHVLDLGAAARAVGAPFADTVAGPSLDALMAAGRPVWDQVREALTAWLTDPAHEAAVRPHLVARNAVTLHLPFTVADYVDFYASEHHASNVGRIFRPEQEPLTPNWRHLPIGYHGRSGTIVVSGTDIVRPTGQRKPPTEPVPVFGPSARLDIEAEVGFVVGTPSPMGERVAVDDFADHVFGVFLLNDWSSRDLQAWEYVPLGPFLGKSFATSVSPWIVPVSALSAARVEQPAQDPVPLPYLRGEQPWGLDLRLEVRLNGHVVSRPPFELMYWTAAQQLAHMTVNGASLRTGDVYASGTVSGPEAGQRGCFLELTWSGKEPLRLPDGTERTFLEDGDEVTITATAPGPDGSRVDFGEVVGRVLPAR, encoded by the coding sequence ATGCCCGACAGCTGGCTCGACCTCGACCCGGACGCGCCCTTCGGCCTGGCCACCCTGCCCTACGGAGTGTTCAGCACCGCCGCCGACCCGGCGCCGCGCACCGGCGTGGCCGTGGGCGGCCACGTCCTCGACCTCGGCGCGGCGGCCCGCGCGGTGGGAGCCCCCTTCGCCGACACCGTCGCCGGACCCTCCCTGGACGCGCTCATGGCGGCCGGGCGGCCGGTGTGGGACCAGGTGCGCGAGGCCCTGACCGCCTGGCTCACCGACCCTGCCCATGAGGCCGCCGTGCGCCCGCACCTGGTGGCGCGCAACGCGGTCACGCTGCACCTGCCGTTCACCGTCGCCGACTACGTGGACTTCTACGCCTCCGAGCACCACGCGAGCAACGTCGGCCGCATCTTCCGCCCCGAACAGGAGCCCCTGACCCCGAACTGGCGGCACCTGCCGATCGGCTACCACGGCCGCTCCGGCACCATCGTGGTGTCGGGAACCGACATTGTGCGGCCCACCGGCCAGCGCAAGCCGCCGACCGAGCCGGTTCCCGTGTTCGGCCCCTCGGCCCGCCTGGACATCGAGGCCGAGGTCGGGTTCGTCGTGGGCACGCCCAGCCCCATGGGCGAGCGCGTGGCCGTCGACGACTTCGCCGACCACGTGTTCGGGGTGTTCCTGCTCAACGACTGGTCCTCGCGCGACCTCCAGGCCTGGGAGTACGTGCCGCTGGGCCCCTTCCTCGGCAAGTCGTTCGCCACCTCGGTCTCCCCCTGGATCGTGCCGGTCTCCGCTCTGTCGGCCGCCCGGGTCGAGCAGCCCGCCCAGGACCCCGTACCGCTGCCCTACCTTCGCGGCGAACAGCCGTGGGGCCTGGACCTGCGCCTGGAGGTGCGGCTGAACGGGCACGTCGTCTCCCGGCCCCCGTTCGAGCTGATGTACTGGACCGCCGCCCAGCAGCTCGCGCACATGACCGTCAACGGCGCCTCCCTGCGCACCGGGGACGTCTACGCCTCCGGCACGGTCAGCGGGCCCGAGGCGGGCCAGCGAGGCTGCTTCCTGGAACTGACCTGGTCCGGCAAGGAGCCCCTGCGCCTGCCCGACGGCACGGAGCGCACGTTCCTGGAGGACGGTGACGAGGTCACCATCACCGCGACCGCACCCGGACCCGACGGGTCGAGGGTGGACTTCGGGGAGGTCGTCGGCCGCGTCCTGCCCGCGCGGTAG
- a CDS encoding homogentisate 1,2-dioxygenase, whose product MAHYRSVGEVPRTRHTQHRNPEGGLYYEELMGEEGFSSDSSLLYHRAIPSAIADAAEWRVPDLSRTRNAPMVPRHLRLHDLFSDQDWKGADVVESRRLVLGNDDVRISYVVAGAPSSLYRNGIGDECVYVESGSARVETVFGALEVGGGDYVVLPRATTHRWVPTGDGPLRAYAIEANSHIAPPKRYLSRYGQFLEHAPYCERDLRGPTEPMLAEGEMVDVLIKHRGDGPGGISGTRYTYPTHPFDVVGWDGCLYPYVFNVADFQPITGRVHQPPPVHQVFEGHNFVICNFVPRKVDYHPESIPVPYYHSNVDSDEVMFYCGGDYEARKGSGIGQGSISLHPGGHSHGPQPGAYERSVGVHYFDELAVMVDTFRPLDLGEGGRACDDGGYAWTWAGGRR is encoded by the coding sequence ATGGCCCACTACCGCAGCGTCGGCGAGGTGCCCCGCACCCGCCACACCCAGCACCGCAATCCCGAGGGCGGGCTGTACTACGAGGAGCTGATGGGGGAGGAGGGCTTCTCCAGCGACTCCTCCCTGCTCTACCACCGCGCCATCCCCTCGGCCATCGCCGACGCCGCCGAGTGGCGGGTGCCGGACCTGTCCCGCACGCGCAACGCGCCGATGGTCCCCCGCCACCTGCGGCTGCACGACCTGTTCTCGGACCAGGACTGGAAGGGCGCCGACGTCGTGGAGTCGCGCCGCCTCGTCCTGGGCAACGACGACGTGCGCATCTCCTACGTGGTCGCCGGGGCTCCCTCCTCGCTGTACCGCAACGGCATCGGCGACGAGTGCGTGTACGTGGAGTCCGGGTCCGCCCGCGTGGAGACCGTCTTCGGCGCACTGGAGGTCGGCGGCGGCGACTACGTCGTCCTGCCCCGCGCCACCACCCACCGGTGGGTGCCCACCGGCGACGGTCCGCTGCGGGCCTACGCCATCGAGGCCAACAGCCACATCGCGCCGCCCAAGCGCTACCTGTCCCGCTACGGGCAGTTCCTGGAGCACGCGCCCTACTGCGAGCGCGACCTGCGCGGGCCCACCGAGCCGATGCTGGCCGAGGGCGAGATGGTCGACGTCCTCATCAAGCACCGCGGCGACGGCCCCGGCGGGATCTCCGGCACCCGCTACACCTACCCCACCCACCCCTTCGACGTCGTGGGCTGGGACGGGTGCCTGTACCCCTACGTGTTCAACGTCGCCGACTTCCAGCCCATCACCGGCCGCGTCCACCAGCCGCCGCCCGTCCACCAGGTCTTCGAGGGGCACAACTTCGTGATCTGCAACTTCGTGCCCCGCAAGGTCGACTACCACCCCGAGTCCATCCCCGTGCCCTACTACCACTCCAACGTCGACTCCGACGAGGTCATGTTCTACTGCGGCGGCGACTACGAGGCCCGCAAGGGCTCGGGGATCGGCCAGGGATCGATCTCCCTGCACCCCGGCGGACACTCCCACGGCCCCCAGCCCGGCGCCTACGAGCGCAGCGTCGGCGTCCACTACTTCGACGAGCTCGCGGTCATGGTCGACACCTTCCGCCCGCTCGACCTGGGCGAGGGCGGCCGGGCCTGCGACGACGGCGGCTACGCCTGGACCTGGGCGGGAGGACGCCGGTGA